The following are from one region of the Anaeropeptidivorans aminofermentans genome:
- a CDS encoding flagellar hook-length control protein FliK gives MNITGAFFEGMNVKSLQLKDASISDGNGFKDTFSKVSSNTREPVENKTKAPKEANNQRPREDVQNKPSEDDTQRDKIQKPEVKEDTAKKEVSSKETKETKEAEVIKPALAEEKPDLNAEILALICAQLNIEPEKLQDMLKELNIEPSELLEGGNMNKLIQKVFDVNNSVELLKIPDIEKIIKNLEEEILKLSKDTVNIPIESVESAKTETVKAISIQPPKEATLSVSSSNEETGLTDTDSSNTTAVTAETVKTVKAPSSEKNQDQPAMDLSQDSGDALLENTLEINVHGITTDFKAVTNNQIKAEAVKNVNPQEVITQIVDKIKIDVKANSSEVRMTIKPESLGEVSLKVATENGIITAQFIAESQRVKEIIESNFNQLKDALNQQGINISQMSVSVSQGDKEKHMQQFQQEKSKSQMRINAILNGIEQEGQMIPEEIDTRKIYQNKVEYVI, from the coding sequence ATGAATATTACAGGAGCATTTTTTGAAGGAATGAATGTGAAGTCTCTTCAGCTTAAAGATGCAAGCATATCCGATGGAAATGGATTTAAAGACACTTTTTCAAAGGTAAGCTCAAATACCAGAGAGCCTGTGGAAAATAAAACAAAGGCTCCCAAGGAAGCAAATAACCAAAGGCCAAGGGAAGACGTTCAGAACAAGCCTTCAGAAGACGATACGCAAAGGGATAAAATCCAAAAGCCTGAAGTTAAGGAAGATACCGCTAAAAAAGAAGTTTCTTCTAAGGAAACAAAGGAAACCAAAGAGGCGGAAGTAATAAAGCCTGCTTTGGCGGAAGAAAAACCAGACCTTAACGCAGAAATTCTAGCTCTTATATGCGCCCAGCTTAATATTGAGCCCGAAAAGCTTCAAGACATGCTTAAAGAGCTTAATATCGAGCCTTCGGAGCTTTTAGAAGGCGGAAATATGAATAAGCTTATTCAAAAGGTATTTGACGTTAATAATTCCGTAGAGCTTCTTAAGATACCGGATATTGAAAAAATTATCAAAAATCTTGAAGAGGAAATTTTAAAGCTTTCTAAGGATACGGTAAATATCCCGATAGAATCAGTTGAATCTGCAAAAACAGAAACTGTTAAGGCAATAAGTATTCAGCCGCCTAAAGAAGCAACTCTTTCTGTAAGCTCAAGTAATGAAGAGACAGGCTTAACCGATACGGATTCATCGAATACCACAGCAGTAACTGCAGAAACAGTAAAAACTGTAAAGGCTCCTTCTTCTGAAAAAAATCAGGACCAGCCTGCAATGGATTTATCACAGGATAGCGGCGATGCTTTGCTTGAGAATACTCTTGAAATCAATGTCCATGGCATCACCACAGATTTCAAAGCCGTAACAAATAATCAAATTAAGGCAGAAGCAGTTAAAAACGTAAATCCTCAGGAAGTTATAACCCAGATTGTGGACAAAATTAAAATTGACGTTAAGGCCAATTCTTCAGAAGTGAGAATGACCATAAAGCCGGAGTCTCTAGGAGAAGTATCTCTTAAGGTTGCCACTGAAAACGGCATTATTACCGCTCAGTTTATAGCGGAAAGCCAGAGGGTTAAAGAAATTATTGAATCTAATTTCAACCAGCTTAAAGATGCCTTAAACCAGCAGGGAATCAATATTTCCCAGATGTCCGTAAGTGTTTCCCAAGGGGATAAGGAAAAGCATATGCAGCAATTCCAGCAGGAAAAAAGCAAATCTCAAATGAGAATAAATGCTATCCTTAACGGAATAGAGCAGGAAGGCCAGATGATTCCAGAGGAAATAGACACTAGAAAAATTTATCAAAACAAGGTTGAATATGTAATTTAA
- a CDS encoding flagellar hook capping FlgD N-terminal domain-containing protein, with product MADTNSVNTSGLWTDYISGGDKSSSKLGSREVNSNLDKDAFLRLLVTQLQYQDPLNPMDDKEFLSQMAQFTSLEQMNNMNASVSKSQAFSMIGKLVIGTIYDEKTNTYEEVAGQVQYVTLKKGEPYLVINGKEMSVNDVENVYEIQLDSINSNVATSQSLNLIGKHIQTIIRDSSGTPIEYIEGIVNYIKFDKGTPILMVGSKEIYPSNVMGISNGNMLLGKPIKTEFGEGTIDSIKYINGEPKVIANGNQVDLEDLAHLSQAYLLVGQEIGYGNISGEVTGIELIKGEVYLNVGNESISYKKYTGIE from the coding sequence ATGGCAGATACAAATTCAGTAAACACGTCAGGGCTTTGGACGGACTATATCAGCGGCGGAGATAAAAGCAGCTCAAAATTAGGTTCAAGAGAAGTGAATTCCAATCTTGATAAGGACGCATTTTTAAGGCTTTTAGTAACCCAGCTTCAATATCAAGACCCTTTAAACCCCATGGATGATAAGGAATTCCTCTCTCAGATGGCGCAGTTTACCTCTCTTGAGCAGATGAACAATATGAATGCAAGCGTATCGAAAAGCCAGGCCTTTTCTATGATAGGAAAGCTCGTAATCGGTACCATTTACGATGAAAAGACCAATACCTATGAAGAAGTGGCAGGACAGGTTCAATACGTTACGCTTAAAAAAGGCGAGCCTTATCTCGTGATAAACGGCAAGGAAATGTCCGTAAACGATGTTGAAAACGTATACGAGATACAGCTTGACAGCATAAATTCAAATGTTGCAACTTCTCAGAGCCTGAACCTTATTGGAAAACATATTCAAACGATTATCAGGGATTCCAGCGGAACGCCTATAGAATATATCGAAGGCATCGTAAACTACATTAAATTCGATAAAGGCACACCGATTCTTATGGTTGGCAGTAAAGAGATCTATCCAAGTAACGTTATGGGAATATCCAACGGCAACATGCTTCTCGGTAAACCCATAAAAACCGAATTTGGAGAAGGAACCATCGATTCCATAAAATACATAAATGGAGAACCTAAGGTTATAGCAAACGGCAATCAGGTGGATTTGGAGGACCTTGCACATCTTTCTCAAGCTTATCTTTTGGTAGGCCAAGAAATAGGATATGGGAATATATCGGGCGAAGTTACCGGCATAGAGCTTATTAAAGGCGAGGTTTACCTGAACGTAGGCAATGAATCTATTTCTTATAAAAAATATACGGGAATAGAGTAA
- the fliI gene encoding flagellar protein export ATPase FliI translates to MLDLKKYRGLFERSYIKKFGRVTQVVGLTIESIGPDVNVGSKCFIKSNNEKPPVMAEVVGFVDNKILLMPLGKMEGIGPGSIVEASDLPITVKVSDDILGRILNGLGDPMDGGPDIINGRNMPISNNAPDPLKRNRIAEPLPLGVKAIDGLLTIGKGQRVGIFAGSGVGKSTLMGMIARNTKADVNVIALIGERGREVREFIEKDLGEEGLQRSVLVIATSDQPALVRIKAAQAATSVAEYFRDKGLDVLLLMDSLTRYAMAQREVGLATGEPPVSRGYTPSVFSVMPQLLERAGNSDKGSITGLYTVLVDGDDLTEPVTDTARGILDGHIVLDRKIANKNHYPAIDVLASVSRVMGDIVTPEHKKNANLIKKTMAVYSGAEDLINIGAYAAGSNPEIDYAIKKNRAIQDFLTQTVEEKFDFDEVTDQMSQIIS, encoded by the coding sequence ATGCTTGATTTAAAAAAATACCGCGGCTTGTTTGAACGCTCTTACATAAAAAAATTCGGAAGAGTAACTCAAGTAGTAGGACTTACAATTGAATCCATTGGTCCGGACGTTAACGTCGGGAGCAAATGCTTCATAAAAAGCAATAATGAAAAACCGCCTGTTATGGCGGAAGTGGTGGGCTTTGTAGATAATAAAATACTTCTGATGCCCCTTGGAAAAATGGAGGGCATCGGCCCCGGCTCTATTGTTGAAGCAAGCGATTTGCCTATTACCGTTAAAGTATCCGACGATATTCTCGGAAGGATTTTAAACGGCTTAGGGGATCCTATGGACGGCGGGCCTGATATTATAAACGGCAGGAATATGCCCATATCAAATAATGCGCCGGACCCTTTGAAAAGAAACAGAATTGCAGAGCCGCTTCCTCTTGGCGTAAAGGCCATAGACGGTCTTTTGACCATTGGAAAGGGCCAGAGGGTAGGCATATTTGCAGGAAGCGGCGTTGGAAAATCCACCCTTATGGGTATGATTGCAAGAAATACAAAGGCCGATGTTAATGTCATTGCTCTTATTGGAGAGCGGGGAAGAGAAGTAAGAGAATTTATAGAAAAAGACTTGGGTGAAGAAGGCCTTCAAAGAAGCGTCCTGGTAATAGCCACCTCAGACCAGCCGGCCCTTGTAAGAATAAAGGCGGCCCAGGCAGCGACTTCCGTTGCAGAGTATTTTAGGGACAAGGGTTTAGATGTACTCCTTTTGATGGACTCTCTTACAAGATATGCCATGGCCCAAAGGGAAGTCGGCCTTGCAACAGGAGAACCTCCCGTTTCGAGAGGGTATACCCCTTCAGTGTTTTCTGTAATGCCTCAGCTTCTTGAAAGAGCGGGAAATTCCGATAAAGGTTCTATTACAGGTCTTTATACGGTTCTTGTAGACGGAGACGATCTTACAGAGCCGGTTACGGATACTGCCAGGGGAATTTTGGACGGGCATATCGTTTTAGACAGAAAAATAGCCAACAAAAACCATTATCCGGCAATAGACGTTTTAGCCAGCGTATCCCGTGTAATGGGTGATATAGTTACACCTGAACATAAAAAAAATGCCAATCTTATAAAAAAGACTATGGCTGTATATAGCGGTGCCGAGGATTTGATTAATATAGGCGCTTACGCCGCAGGCAGTAACCCCGAGATTGACTATGCAATAAAGAAGAACAGGGCAATTCAAGACTTCTTAACCCAGACAGTAGAAGAAAAATTTGACTTTGATGAAGTGACCGATCAAATGTCTCAGATAATTTCCTGA
- a CDS encoding MotE family protein: MALFKKKEKIEEAKDLDDELYVEDSDASEDSPIRPIGEAVGEEPQEASDKKEKKKKEKKPKKEKKPKKEGKSIGRRLIMLLFITAFIAGILYGAYRFNLFGMGNINFKSIREKLPIANNLILPDDSKPDAEELSLKISELEGKIKSLEEEKSDLEKRNELYAQEVLRLKEFESQQLEFRAEKEEFDRMIASEKPSEYEKFYSQISPENAEIIYREIVGEISSSKEFKKYISTFQNMDESAAAGIFEKMVSTDIDLVVSILKALPAEQSASVLAAMKPESAAMATKRMYPEN, from the coding sequence ATGGCGTTATTTAAGAAAAAGGAAAAAATTGAAGAGGCTAAGGACTTGGACGATGAGCTGTATGTAGAAGACAGCGACGCCTCAGAGGATTCTCCCATAAGGCCTATAGGTGAAGCCGTCGGAGAAGAACCTCAGGAAGCCTCTGATAAAAAAGAAAAAAAGAAAAAAGAAAAGAAGCCTAAAAAGGAAAAAAAACCTAAAAAAGAAGGCAAGAGTATTGGCAGAAGGCTTATTATGCTTCTTTTCATTACTGCTTTTATCGCCGGAATTTTATATGGTGCCTATAGATTTAATTTGTTTGGCATGGGGAATATCAATTTTAAAAGCATAAGAGAAAAGCTTCCCATAGCTAATAATCTTATACTTCCCGATGATTCTAAGCCTGATGCTGAGGAATTAAGCCTTAAAATTTCAGAGCTTGAGGGAAAAATAAAATCTCTTGAAGAAGAAAAATCAGACCTTGAAAAAAGAAATGAGCTTTACGCCCAAGAGGTATTAAGGCTTAAAGAATTTGAATCCCAGCAGCTTGAATTCAGAGCGGAAAAGGAAGAATTTGACAGAATGATTGCATCTGAAAAACCTTCAGAATATGAGAAATTTTACAGTCAGATTTCTCCTGAAAATGCCGAAATAATATACAGAGAGATTGTTGGTGAAATAAGTTCTTCAAAAGAATTTAAAAAGTATATCAGCACCTTCCAGAATATGGACGAGTCTGCTGCCGCAGGTATATTTGAGAAAATGGTTTCAACCGATATTGATTTGGTGGTAAGCATATTGAAAGCGCTTCCGGCAGAGCAAAGCGCTTCCGTATTGGCGGCTATGAAGCCGGAAAGCGCCGCCATGGCAACAAAAAGGATGTACCCTGAGAACTAA
- the fliJ gene encoding flagellar export protein FliJ, with protein sequence MAKFTFSMESILKIKYSLEEQKKQEFGMAMKKLEAEKILLNSLNKRREDSVATFKVNVSSAINPKESADFSNYIEALKFKIEEQAIKVKRANAEVEKKREELVEATKEKKKFEKLKENQHENYIIEEKRSEQRVTDEIVSYKYNS encoded by the coding sequence TTGGCTAAATTTACTTTTTCCATGGAAAGCATCCTTAAAATAAAATACAGCCTTGAGGAACAAAAAAAGCAGGAATTCGGCATGGCTATGAAAAAGCTGGAGGCAGAAAAAATCCTTTTAAATAGCCTCAATAAAAGGCGGGAAGATTCTGTCGCCACGTTTAAAGTAAATGTTTCCTCAGCTATAAACCCTAAGGAATCAGCCGACTTTTCAAATTACATAGAAGCTTTGAAATTTAAAATAGAAGAGCAGGCCATAAAAGTTAAAAGGGCCAATGCGGAAGTTGAGAAAAAAAGAGAAGAGCTTGTAGAAGCCACAAAAGAGAAGAAAAAATTTGAAAAGCTAAAAGAAAACCAGCATGAAAATTATATTATAGAAGAAAAACGAAGCGAACAAAGAGTTACCGATGAAATCGTCAGCTATAAATATAACAGCTAG
- a CDS encoding TIGR02530 family flagellar biosynthesis protein, with translation MSQYNQMMIHRINSQTTAKPVERTIQTKAESFSDILNKKLDESSELQFSKHATSRIGGRDIDLTEEQLKRVEEGVKEAGRKGIKDSLVLVDGVALLVNVNSKTVVTAIKGGGKNVFTNIDGAVIV, from the coding sequence ATGAGCCAATATAATCAGATGATGATTCATAGAATCAATAGCCAGACTACGGCGAAACCGGTAGAAAGAACCATTCAAACCAAGGCGGAGAGCTTCAGTGATATTTTAAATAAGAAGCTTGACGAAAGCTCGGAACTCCAGTTTTCAAAACATGCAACCTCCCGTATCGGCGGAAGAGACATCGATTTGACTGAGGAGCAGCTGAAAAGGGTTGAAGAAGGTGTTAAGGAAGCCGGCAGAAAGGGTATTAAAGATTCCCTTGTGCTTGTAGACGGCGTTGCCCTTTTAGTTAACGTAAATTCCAAAACGGTGGTTACGGCAATTAAAGGCGGCGGCAAAAATGTTTTCACCAATATTGACGGTGCAGTAATCGTATAG